In Oenanthe melanoleuca isolate GR-GAL-2019-014 chromosome 10, OMel1.0, whole genome shotgun sequence, a single window of DNA contains:
- the HACD3 gene encoding very-long-chain (3R)-3-hydroxyacyl-CoA dehydratase 3, protein MAGPSLRPHVHWAQRHRELFLRVDLSDVRNPDITITDNVLHFRAQGHGAKGDNIYEFEIEFLEPVEPKPVCRMTQRQLNITVQKKESNWWERLTKQEKRPLFLAPDFDRWLDESDAEMELKEKEEEKINKMKIESRVPKDPFKHLKKGYLIMYNLVQFLGFSWIFVNMTVRLFILGKDSFYDTFHTISDMMYFCQTLALMEIMNSLIGLVRSPLIPSVVQVFGRNFVLFVILGSLEEMQSKPVVFFIFYFWSITELFRYPYYMLSCIGIEWKPLTWLRYTVWIPLYPLGGLAEAVCIVQSIPIFSETGKFSLGLPNPLNVTIQFPFVLQIYLIALFLGVFVNFRHLYKQRKQHLGPKKRKMK, encoded by the exons ATGGCGGGGCCCAGCCTGCGGCCGCACGTGCACTGGGCACAGCGGCACCGCGAGCTCTTCCTGCGCGTGGACCTCAGCGACGTCCGG AACCCGGACATCACCATCACCGACAATGTCCTGCACTTCAGAG cCCAGGGTCACGGTGCCAAAGGAGACAACATCTATGAATTTGAGATCGAATTTCTCGAGCCAGTTGAGCCTAAA CCTGTGTGCAGGATGACCCAAAGGCAGCTGAACATCACTGTGCAGAAGAAAGAGAGTAACTGGTGGGAGAGGCTGACCAAGCAAGAGAAGCGCCCGCTCTTCCTGGCGCCCGATTTCGACCGCTGGTTGGACGAGTCGGATGCTGAAatggagctgaaggagaag gaagaagaaaagattaacaaaatgaaaatagaatcCAGAGTCCCAAAAGACC CTTTCAAACACCTGAAGAAGGGATACCTAATCATGTATAATCTTGTACAGTTTTTGGGATTCTCTTGGATTTTTGTGAACATGACAGTACGACTGTTCATCTTAGGAAAAG ATTCCTTCTATGACACATTTCACACTATTTCTGATATGATGTATTTCTGTCAGACCCTGGCATTAATGGAGATCATGAATTCACTAATAGGACTGGTCAGATCACCACTGATCCCTTCTGTAGTGCag gTATTTGGAAGAAACTTCGTTTTGTTTGTTATCCTTGGAAGCTTGGAGGAAATGCAGAGCAAACCTGTGGTgttcttcatattttatttctggagtATCACTGAGCTGTTCAG GTATCCCTATTACATGCTTTCCTGCATTGGAATTGAATGGAAGCCACTCACCTGGCTCCGTTACACTGTCTGGATCCCTCTCTACCCCTTAGGGGGCTTGGCAGAAG CTGTCTGTATTGTTCAATCCATTCCAATCTTCAGTGAAACAGGGAAATTTAGCCTGGGATTGCCAAATCCACTGAACGTCACAATCCAGTTTCCATTTGTGCTTCAAATATATCTTATAGCCTTGTTTTTAG GGGTATTTGTAAACTTCCGTCACCTCTACAAGCAAAGGAAACAGCACCTTGGACCAAAGAAGAGAAAGATGAAATGA